A genomic stretch from Candidatus Woesearchaeota archaeon includes:
- a CDS encoding RNA-binding protein: MAEEKLVCTTCRQRLANDHGRAIFECPKCGEETIIRCSQCRKLAVKYKCSKCGFEGPN, translated from the coding sequence ATGGCAGAGGAAAAATTAGTATGCACCACATGCAGGCAAAGGCTTGCCAATGACCACGGCAGGGCAATATTTGAATGCCCAAAATGCGGAGAAGAGACAATAATAAGGTGCTCCCAGTGCAGGAAGCTTGCCGTTAAGTACAAATGCTCTAAATGCGGGTTTGAGGGCCCTAATTAA
- a CDS encoding elongation factor 1-beta — translation MAKAIATVRIMPASPEIELESLEKKSLEKIKSFNDNGETKVKKEPVAFGLKSINITFVMDEARGSPDPVAEEIAEFEEVASAEVIDVRRAIG, via the coding sequence ATGGCAAAAGCAATAGCGACTGTAAGGATAATGCCCGCTTCCCCTGAAATAGAGCTGGAATCTTTAGAGAAAAAAAGCCTTGAAAAGATAAAGTCATTTAACGATAATGGCGAAACCAAAGTAAAGAAAGAGCCTGTAGCTTTCGGTCTTAAATCGATAAACATAACCTTTGTGATGGATGAAGCAAGGGGCTCTCCCGATCCTGTCGCTGAAGAAATAGCTGAGTTTGAAGAGGTTGCCTCTGCTGAAGTTATTGACGTTAGAAGGGCTATTGGTTAA